GCGCGGGCGAGATCACCCACGTCCAGGCCAGGACATGCTGGCTCTTCAGGGCGTCGCACTGCTTGAAGATCTCGCCGTAGTGCCGCCCCATGCCGCGATCCTGCCAGCGCTCGTAACCCGGCGTCTGGGCGAGATGGTTGTTCGGCTTGTCGCGATACTGGAGATATTTGAGCGTCGCTTTCAAGCCTTGGCGGCCGGTACCGCGACCGGAGCGCTTCGGCCCCTTATAGGCGAAATCGGTAACGATGATCGCCTTGCTCATGGCTTGGAACTCAGATCACGCACGGCATCTATCCGAGCGAGCAGCCGCTTGCCGTCGCGGCGAGCGGCCACAATCGCCTCATCGACGGCGTGGCTGGCGTCGTTATCCAGCAGCACCGACACGAGCGAGATCAGGATGTGTAGGTGAAAGGTGAGCGTGCCTTCCAGCGCGTCGAGCCGTTCCTGCAGCGATTTCTGGAAGTGCCGGCGGCTGCCAACGAGGTCGGCCTGCTGGTCGAGATACTGCCGGATCGCGTCGCGGATCAGGTCGGACTCGGTGACGTCACGTCCCTGCTTCGCGGCAAGCTGCGCCAGCAGGTCGCGCATTTCCGGCGTGATGTTGATGCTGCGCCGCACTGTCTTAATGGACATAGAGCACCCTCTGCTAAACAACCTGTTTCGATTGTCGTAGAAGGCGGTTTGTAAACATGACGAGGATTACAGTTTGGCGTTAGCAATCCTGCGCGTGACATCTGAATGGATCCCGTGTATTACACCGCCGACCCTGTTTGGCAGCACGACAGCCGCCGGCAGGCACGGACGCCCGCAGGTGCGTCCGGTGGGCGGGGACGCTCCCGCCCACGTGCCACATCGCACCGCAGGGTGCGATGTGGGTGCGCCACGTAGAGGCGCACGGCAGCTCCCACCGGCGCCTGAGGTGGCAAGCTTTTAGCTTGCGGCCTAGGCTTGGGTGACGCATCGCACGCACCGAACACAAGACAAATGGGTTATCCGCGCGAGGTGTAAACACCACAGCCGCGACATAACCCAAGCCTAGGCGGCTCCCGTATCCCGTTGATGCAGACGACTGCAAGGCCGCCTTTAGTGCGTTCTCCCAACGCGTATGCCCGGCAGGTGAGACAACTGGCATACTTGCCGTACATACCGTCCGCATTGGCAGAATCATTAGCTTTCCCTTCCGCGAGAACTTTGGTTTGGCGGGGATTTACGCACAATTAGTATGTCATCTCATCAAAGATGATCTACAATCCTTCTCTTACACACGTTGCGTAAGCTTCTTTAGTGGGATCATACATAATGGCAGGTTTTCTATCAGGTACGGAAGTGATTGCACGTGGCCTGCGATGGGAGGTTGTTGATGAACAGCCGATGGGCGATCACATCCGTCTTCGCTTGCGTGGATTGGGCGGGTTACTGGCCGGTTCAGAAATTGATGTGCTTACACCGTTTGAGCAAGTGTCTATTATTACACGAGATTTCAGCCCGTCGAAAGCTGGCCCTCTTTCAAATTGGCTTGTATACCATCAAGCATTTCTCTTGGAACAGGCGCTCGGGCCTGATGCGATTCTTGCTGTTCAGCCTGGTCGCTTGCGGATCGAACCCTATCAGTTAGTCCCTCTTTCGCGTGCCTTGCGGATGAACCGTCCACGTATCCTAATCGCCGACGACGTCGGACTTGGAAAGACGGTTGAGGCCGGCCTCGTGATTGCGGAACTCATGTCACGTCGCCAGGTATATCGCGTTCTAGTTGTGACCCCGGCGGGACCTTTGATGGAACAGTGGAAACGGGAGATGCTGGATCGCTTTGGGCTAATGCTAGATGAAGTGAGTCGTGACAAGCTGGAGCAGATTCGCAAACAGACTGAGCTAGGCCAATCCATTTGAACATTTGCCACTGGCAATTGCCTCTATGGATTTCCTCAAACAGGACAATGTTTTGGACCTGCTTGAACGAACCACCTATGATCTCGTCGTTTTGGATGAAGCACATCACTACAGTGAAACAGGAGTCGACTCCACTTCGGATGCGGAGCGAATCGACAGTTCACAGCGGCGCAAACTTGGCGAAATTCTGGCTCGACAGTCGGATGCGCTTCTCCTATTGACGGCGACACCTCACGATGGCTATGAACGTAGCTATAGCTCGTTGATCGAGCTGCTTGACCCAATGCTCCTGAATGAAAAAGGCGACGTGAAGCAGGATGTGCACACTACACACGTTGTACGCCGCCTAAAAAGGCACGTTCGGCTGACCGATCCGAAAACGGGTGAGCTCGTAACTTTTCCAGAGCGGAAAGTAATTCCCGTGCCGGTAATGGCGAGTGCCGATACAGATGGAAGTTTCATTGCCCTGCATCGCGAACTGCTCGAATT
This genomic stretch from Candidatus Flexicrinis proximus harbors:
- a CDS encoding ribbon-helix-helix protein, CopG family, whose protein sequence is MSIKTVRRSINITPEMRDLLAQLAAKQGRDVTESDLIRDAIRQYLDQQADLVGSRRHFQKSLQERLDALEGTLTFHLHILISLVSVLLDNDASHAVDEAIVAARRDGKRLLARIDAVRDLSSKP
- a CDS encoding DEAD/DEAH box helicase family protein, whose product is MAGFLSGTEVIARGLRWEVVDEQPMGDHIRLRLRGLGGLLAGSEIDVLTPFEQVSIITRDFSPSKAGPLSNWLVYHQAFLLEQALGPDAILAVQPGRLRIEPYQLVPLSRALRMNRPRILIADDVGLGKTVEAGLVIAELMSRRQVYRVLVVTPAGPLMEQWKREMLDRFGLMLDEVSRDKLEQIRKQTELGQSI